One stretch of Muribaculum intestinale DNA includes these proteins:
- a CDS encoding MATE family efflux transporter — MGDENNNSKISSQSVAKGGDTPLTLGTKSISQLLVQYSVPAIIASVAVSLYNIIDSIFIGQGVGPMAIAGLAITFPLMNLVVAFCTLIAVGGATISSIFIGQKNESRATDCVNNVMVLCLIHSVLFGGVTLLFLDPILLFFGATPETIDYAREFMRIILYGTPVSYVFIGLNNLMRATGYPKKAMVSALLSVAVNLVLAPTFIFVFDWGISGAAWATVCGQTASFIWVLCHFMSKKSFIHFRRDNRWFNPSIIRRIYSIGLSPFLMSVCACIVVVFINRALLDYGGGNSNLAVGAYGIINRTTMFFVMIVFGVTQGMQPILGFNYGAHKWDRVKRTLYIGIWIGVGITFVGFAVCESFPDAISRLFTTDETLTTIAREGFRVYFIFYPVVGAQIVIQNFFQSIGKPKISIFLSLTRQLLFLIPFLIVLPRYYGVKGVWASMCGSDLIAFIFALVTVIVMVKRLNVRFKGLKPIEQ; from the coding sequence ATGGGCGACGAAAACAACAATAGCAAGATATCCTCACAGAGCGTGGCGAAGGGTGGCGACACACCGCTCACACTCGGCACCAAATCGATCAGCCAGCTGCTGGTACAGTACTCCGTGCCGGCAATCATAGCGAGCGTAGCGGTGTCGCTCTACAATATCATTGACAGCATATTCATCGGGCAGGGTGTAGGGCCCATGGCCATAGCCGGCCTGGCAATCACCTTCCCCCTTATGAACCTCGTGGTGGCCTTCTGTACGCTGATAGCGGTCGGGGGCGCTACCATCAGCTCGATATTCATCGGGCAGAAAAACGAGAGCCGCGCCACCGACTGTGTCAACAACGTGATGGTGCTCTGTCTGATACACTCCGTACTGTTCGGAGGTGTCACCCTGCTGTTTCTCGATCCTATACTGCTCTTTTTCGGCGCTACCCCCGAGACTATCGACTATGCGCGCGAGTTTATGCGCATCATCCTTTACGGCACCCCTGTCAGCTATGTGTTTATCGGGCTCAACAACCTGATGCGCGCCACCGGGTATCCCAAGAAGGCCATGGTGTCGGCCCTGCTGTCGGTGGCCGTCAATCTGGTGCTTGCCCCTACATTTATATTTGTGTTTGACTGGGGCATATCAGGAGCCGCCTGGGCCACGGTGTGCGGCCAGACAGCCTCGTTCATATGGGTGCTGTGCCACTTCATGTCGAAGAAAAGTTTCATCCATTTCCGTCGCGACAACCGGTGGTTCAACCCCTCGATCATACGCCGCATCTACTCGATAGGGCTGTCGCCCTTTCTGATGAGCGTATGCGCCTGCATAGTGGTGGTGTTTATCAACCGCGCCCTCCTCGACTACGGCGGCGGCAACTCCAACCTCGCCGTCGGCGCCTACGGTATCATCAACCGCACCACGATGTTTTTCGTGATGATAGTGTTCGGTGTGACCCAGGGTATGCAGCCCATACTCGGCTTCAACTACGGCGCCCACAAGTGGGACCGTGTGAAGCGCACATTATATATAGGTATATGGATTGGAGTCGGCATTACATTCGTGGGCTTCGCCGTGTGTGAGTCGTTTCCCGACGCCATCAGCCGGTTGTTCACCACCGACGAGACCCTCACCACGATAGCCCGCGAGGGATTCAGGGTATACTTCATATTCTACCCTGTGGTGGGCGCCCAGATAGTGATACAGAATTTCTTCCAGTCGATAGGCAAGCCCAAGATATCCATCTTCCTGTCGCTCACGCGCCAGCTGCTGTTTCTGATACCCTTCCTGATAGTACTGCCGCGCTATTATGGAGTCAAGGGTGTGTGGGCCTCGATGTGCGGCTCCGACTTGATAGCGTTTATCTTCGCGCTCGTCACCGTTATAGTGATGGTAAAGCGTCTTAACGTCAGATTCAAGGGTCTGAAGCCAATCGAACAATAA